TAAATACTCAATAGGATTACCCTATATATACCCACAAAATAAAATGTCTTATGCTGAAAATTTCTTGCATATGATGTTTAGCGTTCCGACTGAAGAATCAACTCCTGATCCAGTCCTTGTACGCGCCATGGATACAATCTTTATTTTACATGCTGATCATGAGCAAAATGCATCTACCTCCACTGTTCGTCTCGCTGGATCAACAGGAGCGAATCCTTTTGCATGTATTTCTGCGGGAATCGGTGCTTTATGGGGGCCTGCTCACGGTGGTGCGAATGAGGCCTGCCTCAACATGCTTAAAGAAATTGGAAGCGTTGATCGCATTCAACATTACATCAAACGCGCAAAAGATAAGGATGATCCGTTCCGATTAATGGGATTTGGTCACCGTGTTTATAAGAGCTACGATCCCAGAGCAAAAGTAATGCGCCAAACCTGCTATGATGTATTGGAAGCAGTAGGTGCAAAAGATGCTCCATTATTCAAACTTGCGATGGAACTTGAACGTATTGCTCTTGAAGATGATTATTTTATTGAGAAAAAACTCTACCCCAATGTTGACTTTTATTCAGGCCTGACTTTAAGTGCTATAGGAATTCCTACAAATATGTTTACAGTGGTCTTTGCTCTAGCTCGTACTGTTGGTTGGATGAGTCATTGGATGGAAATGGTTGCCACTAAATCAAGAATTGGTAGACCACGCCAGCTTTATACTGGTGAAAAAACAAGAAATGTTCCTTAGTATAATTAACTGGGTGTGGGTTTTCCAAGGACCATGCACCCAGGATCACTCCAATTCTCCAGCTCTGGTAATGCTAGGTTACACAACCTAATTTAGACTTTATCTTTTTATTTTTTGTAAAGCCTGCCGCCAACCACGATATTCTTGCTCTACCTGCTCCAAAGGCCTTTGCGGTTTAAAGGATTGTTCTACATCCCAAATTGCATGCAGTTCATCCAATGAATTAAAAATTCCGCACCCCAAACCCGCTAGTATGGCTGCACCTTTTGCAGTGGTTTCAATATCTTTAGGTTTTTGTACCTCTAATTGACACTGATCTGCTAAAAATTGTAAAAACCACCGATTAACTGCCATTCCACCATCAACTCGCAATAGTGATAAATCCAATTGGCTGTCCTCTCTCATACAAAAACAGACTTCGCGTGTTTGATAACAAACCCCTTCTAATGCTGCGCGGGCAAAATGCGCTCTATGAGTGGATAGACTCAAGCCAACAATGGATGCTCCAGGAGCGGATAACCAATGTGGTGCACCTAAACCTGTAAATGCTGAAACTAAATAAACTCCCTCATTTCCATATAAGGAGCTTGCCAGGGCCTCAGTTTCATCAGAACTTGTTATTAATTTCATTGAATCGCGTAGCCATTTGACTGTGGTACCTGCATGATAAATACTACCCTCTAACCCGTATACTGTTTTTCCTTGAATTTTATAAGCAATTGTTGTTAGAAGTTTATGTTGAGATAATACGGGTTTATTACCTGTATTAAGTAATAGAAAGGCACCCGTACCAAAAGTTGCTTTTACCATTCCAATTTTAAAACAGCCTTGGCCAATTAAAGCAGCTTGTTGATCTCCCGCAACTCCCGTAATAGGTAACTCATTGCCAAGCCATTGCTTATCAATAAGCCCAAAACGACTATCACTAGCGCAAACCTTCGGTAAAACTGACTCGGGTATTTTAAAATAATCCAGTAGCTCTAAATCCCATTGCTCTTTTTTAATGTTAAAAAGCATCGTTCTCGATGCATTAGTCACATCGGTTAAATGCAAATGCTCGGTAGTTAAACGCCAGATTAGAAAGCTATCAATAGTACCAAAAGCTAGATCACCTTTCTTTGCAAGCTCATTTGCTTCTTGATTATTCTCTAGAAGCCACTTTAATTTTGTTGCTGAAAAATAAGGATCGGGAATTAAACCGGTCTTTTCTTGAATCATGGGTGCATCAATCGCCAGAGTATTGCAATATTCGGCTGTTCTGCGGTCTTGCCATACAATCGCAGGAGCAAGACATTTGCCTGTCCTTTTATCCCAAATTACAGTAGTTTCCCTTTGATTTGTTAAACCACAACATAGTATTTGATCTGCTGGAACTTTTGTGACTACATCGCGCATTGCAGTTAAGGTTTTTTGCCATATTTCTTCTGGATCATGCTCGACCCAGCCTGCTTGAGGATAATATTGAGTGAGCGGATATTGACTACTGGCAACTAACCCACCACAAATATCATATATCATGGCACGGGTACTACTCGTTCCTTGATCAATTGCAAGTAAATAATTCATTGTTGCAGAGTTCCTTGTCCCAACTATTAGTGTATATTGATAGTGTATACTTTTTTTCTGGAGACCAAAACATGAATTCGGTTTTTGATGTTGCAATTATTGGCGGCGGCATCAACGGCTGTGGTTGTGCTGCAGATGCAGCATTAAGAGGATTATCCGTGGTACTTTTTGAGCAGGATGATCTAGCCTCGAAAACATCTTCCAGTAGCACCAAGCTTATTCATGGTGGATTAAGGTATTTAGAAAACTTTGAATTTGGCATGGTTAAAAAAGCAATTAATGAACGACAAAGACTTTTAGACCTTGCACCCCATTTAGTACATCCCCAACCCCTGGTTCTCCCCTATGAAAAACACATGCGTTCTGCTTGGTTTTTGCGTTTAGGGTTATTCATTTATGACCATTTAAGCGGTAAAAATCGTTTACCTAAATGCAAAATGATTTCTAGGAAAAGTAAAAAGGAATATTTCTCCTCCCTTATCGATAAACTGAACATGGGTTTTCTATTTTATGACGCAGTTACTGATGATGCTCGTTTAACTATTGTTAATGCCCTACAAGCCAAAAATCATGGAGCTAGCATACGAACTCATTCAACAGTAATTCATGCTGAAGTAGTCAATAACTTGTGGAAATTAACAATACAGCCTAAAACAGGTTCAAATTACACCCTCTATGCTAAATCAGTAATTAATGCAGCAGGACCATGGGTAAAATCAGTAGAAGAGCTCACTAATATTCCCGATCGGAAAAAAATTAGTTTAATTAAGGGAAGTCATATTATTGTACCCAAAATTTATGAGGGGAATCACGCCTATGTATTACAACATCAAGATAAACGTATTATCTTTGTCATCCCTTATCATGGGTTTAGTATGATAGGCACAACCGATATCCCATTAACAGAAAATCCTAATGAGGCTAGGATTAGCAATCAAGAAATTCATTATTTAATAGATCTGGTTAATTCATATTTTAAATGCACGATATCTGAAAAAGATATTTTCTATACTTGGAGTGGCGTTCGTGCCTTGCTTGCTCAAGAGAGTAAGGAAGCCAGAGCCTTAAGTCGCGACTATTCCTATGAGGTCCACCTTAAACCTGCACCGATCGTTACAATTTATGGCGGTAAAATTACTACTTATCGTCAATTAGCGGAAGAAGTTATAGATCAGCTTAATTCAATTTTTCCACAAATTGGTTCTTCACTTACAGCCTCAACTCCCCTCCCCGGGGCCATTTTGGACAATATGAATTTTGCGCAATATGTAGATTATGCTCAAAAGAAATATAATTGGATGGATCCAAACTTACTTAATCGTTATTTATATACATATGGAAGTCGAATGGAACTATTTCTTGCTTCTTGTAAAAATCAAGAATCCTTAGGAAAGAAATACTGTACATACCTGTATCAAGTTGAGGTTGATTATTTGATATTGGAAGAGTGGGCTCAAAACTGCGATGATATACTCAAACGAAGAACCAAACTCGATTTAATAATTGATGAAAAAGGCAAGAAAGAACTCGCTACCTACTTATCACGAGTTACTTCTTTTCCTGCTGTTGAAGTTCCGCTTTTATTGCACTAACATCAACTGCTACTGCTTGTTCAACCAACTCTTTTAAAGTCGAAGCTGGCATACTGCCAGCATTTGAATAAATGACTATTCCTTCCTTGAATACCATCAGATGAGGAATCGAGCGTATTTCAAAGAAATCAGCCAATTGTTGTTCGACTTCAATATTAACTTTCGCAAATTTTATATTTGGAAACTGCTCAGCCACCTGCTCATAAACCTTAGAAAACTGTTTGCAGGGAGCACACCAGTCAGCCCAAAAATCAATGAACACAATGCTATTTTGGTCAATTAAAGATTGAAATTCTGCACTGGCTACATTGAAGCTGGTCATATTGCTTCCTTAATTTCGATCGACTTAACAATTTTTTGAAAAACGTCGTCTACATCACCAGTACCGCAAATACTATGAAACTCTGGAGCACTAGGATCACCACCTTCAGCCCATGATTTATAATAGTGAACTAGAGGTGCAGTTTGACTGCGATATACTTCTAAACGTTTTCTTACTGTCTCTTCTTTATCATCTTCACGTTGAATTAAAGGCTCACCAGTAACATCATCTATCCCCTCTCGTTTAGGAGGATGGTTTTGAACATGATAGACTCGACCTGAAGGGAGATGGATTCGACGTCCACTAATTCGCTTGATAATCTCTTGATCATCTACAGCAATTTCAATAACGTGATCTAAATAAATTCCAGCTTGTTTCAGGGCATCTGCCTGAACAATTGTTCTAGGAAAACCATCAAAAAGAAACCCGTTAGCACAATCACTTTTTTTTAAACGTTCTTTAACTAATCCAATAATAATCTCATCGGATACTAGACCACCTGTTTCCATAATTTTTTTAGCACTTTGTCCTAAGGGCGTTCCCTGTGCAATAGCTGCACGCAGCATGTCACCAGTGGAGATTTGCGGAATTTGATAACGTTCAATCAAACGCAAAGCCTGGGTTCCTTTTCCTGCACCCGGCCCACCCAAAAGCATTAATCGCATTAAAAACTCCTTAGTGATCTATATCAGTTTTAATAACTGTATATATTATTACTTATTAACCTATAAAAATTCAAATGCAGCCCTCGATTCAATTATCAATCCAAAGCCGCTACCTTTCTAATTTTAAAACCAAAATCGTGATTTTAATGATCTTTTACACGAATTGAGTTGCATTGCGTAAAGTTGAGAACGTGCTTTCACTTTACGTGCAACAGGAATTAACCACGATTTTCTCAAATAAGTTCTACGTTGATAGCCACCTATACCTTCATGATAGGCCAAATATAGCGCATAAGCATCTGTGCGAGGAATTCTTGCTTTTTTATAAGCCTCATTCGCATACCAACCAATAAAATCAACACCATCAGCAAAATTATCACGGGAAGCAAACCATCCCCCACAATTTTGTTTGTAATGACTCCAGGTCCCATGTAATGCTTGGGTGTACCCATATGCTGACGAAGGTCGTTTCCAAGGAATGATACAAAAGAGTTTTTTCCGTGGTGGCCGAGCTCGAGCATTAAATTTGGATTCCTGATGGATAATAGCCATTTGGACGGGAATAGGAACCCGCCATCGACGCTCAACATCCTTAGCACTTCTATACCACTTTGGATGCTGTCTAAATATACTGCATACGTTGTTTATATCTGCAGGGGGATGACTAACACACGCAGTAAGAAAAAAAGTAAACAACAAAAAAACGATGCGTAACTTCTTAATTTTTAATAATGCGTCCATGAGCAACCAAACAATAAAAAGATCATTTTAACAAATTTGCTAACTACAATCTACGCCTGCATTATTTTCGTAATAACTTCTAAACATAAAACTATTACTTCCCAACTTCACCCCATGTTAAGATATAGATTCATTTAAATAAGTAAGCTGAACGATGACCATTCTTGTATTCGATATAGAAACAATTCCTGATGTTGAGGCTGGCCGTAATTTATACGACTTACATGGACTATCAGATAAAGATACGGCACAAGCAATGTTTGCCTTGCGTCGAGCAAAGGTAGGTAATGATTTTTTACCCCATTATTTACAAAGAATTTGTGCTATTTCTTTGGTAATGAGTCATGGTTCACAAGTAAAGGTTTGGTCTTTAGGTGATGAATCCTCTGATGAAAAAGAGCTAATAACCCGATTTTTTTCCGGAGTAGACAAACATACCCCAACTTTAGTTAGTTGGAATGGCAGTGGCTTCGATTTGCCTGTGCTGCATTACCGCGCATTGTTGCATGGAATTCCCGCTCCCACCTATTGGGAAAATGGTGATAATCAACAGCATTTTCGTTGGAATAATTACTTGAGTCGATTTCATTACAGGCATCTCGATCTTATGGATGTGATTGCAGGATACCAAAATAAAGCGTTTGCTCCCCTGGATGAAATCTCGAGCATGCTTGGATTCCCAGGAAAAATGGGCATGAGTGGTTCTAAGGTATGGGAGCAGTATTCATTAGGTCAACTAAAAAGTATTCGTGATTATTGCGAAACAGACGTACTCAATACATACTGTGTTTTTTTACGTTTTGAGCTAATGCGCGGGGTAATTCAAAATGAAGAATATCATCATTTATTGGAGTTGCTAAAAACTTATTTAAGCTCTGAACAAGAGAAAAAACATCTTCAAGAATTTTTGAGTAATATGAAATAACAGCAATTCTCGCCTAGGGGCGGTAGAGCGAAAGACTCGCATCCGAGTACAACCAGAGACCTCCTCTCTATAACACCGGGTTATGATTGGAGATCCTGGTGGCGCTCTATCTATGCTACATACCAGAATTACCAATTTTTAAACTTTAAACGGTCTATGACCGTCAAAAGAAGCTTCCAACTTATCTTCATTAATAATAACAAGGGCTTTCTGATATGCATCGCTTTGCAAATGATCCAGAGTTTTTACAAAACGTTCTGCCCCTAATTTTTCATACTCATCCCGACTTACTGATTTTGCTTCATTCGCTAATTGGGTCCATGACCATAGGGTAATCCACCACTCGACAACTGGCTTATACGCGGTATACCACGCCAATATTGAATCTGAAAGCCTATCCTTGCCAAAGTATGCGGTTAAATAAACTAATTCTTGCTCCTTACTAAGCTTTGCCTCTATAGAAAAATAAACAAGATCCCATATAAAATCGTTGTTGCTTGAGTATTCCCAATCAATTTGATAAATTTTTTCTTGTCTTTTTGTTCCCTCAGGGACCCTCAAATAGTTTAAAGGGGTCGAATCATTATGACAGGGTGACATTTCGATCTTATAGGACGAAAATAATTTTTTTAGATAAGCCATTTTCTCTATGACAAATTCTACTTTCTGAGGAAAGATAAAATTTTTAATTTTTAATTGTTCAAATAGTTGTTCATTACGTTCAAATACAGCAGTCTCATTGTCAAATGGTTCTGAGGTATGTAGTTTTTTTGCCATACACGCTAAGGTTTGTAATATTTCAACTCGTTGTAATGTTCCTTTATCTAGATTCTGCGCATTCTCTATGAATTGGGTGAGTTGCCATCCACTCGCGCCATCGTGTTCTATAGGCACATTTATTCCTAACAGAGAGGTCTTACGGGCGTTTTTTGCTTCGTGCTTACGCGATACCGAAAATAATGATACATCTCCTGGAATGCGTAATACCCACCGGGGAGGTTTTTTGCTTTCCACAAGGTCTGGATCGATCCCAGGAATTTTTGAGAGAAATTTGGAGTAATCTTGCTCTATTTGTACTCTATAAACAATATTTGTCATTCCACCTGACATTAATTTCAATCTTAATACATCGAGCCCAACTTTAGAGAACACTGGAATCTGTTGAATCATTGGCAATAAACTCATGTATTTTTGAGTTAAATCGACCATTTTTTTCCATTTATGATTTACCAATGACGCCTTGAACTGCGAAGTTGGATCAAGTAGACTAAGGATGTAAATCATTAAATGTTCATTAATTCTCGGTTTGCCACTATCTTCGCCAAAAAAATGCCATTTCATAAGATTATTTTGAAAATTGAACATCAAACGAGTATATAAAATTTAGACACAGATTTACAAGACAGCACACTTAAAGAAAAAAATAAACAACAAGGGCTCCTGCTATGACTGACCCCCTTATTCCTATAACAAAAAAACAGGCGCTTATATTTACCTGTTTTTTTGTCATGTATGAGTTTCTAACTTATATAGCAAACGACATGATCATGCCGGGCATGATTCAAGTTGTTCGTTCTTTTGATGCACCGGAATCTGTGGTAGCTACTTCTTTAAGCGTTTATATACTCGGAGGCGCGAGTTTACAGATCTTCTTAGGCCCCATATCCGATAGCTATGGACGCAGGCCGATGATGCTTCTTGGTGCATTTCTATTTTTTATTTTTACTTTATTTATAGCGTGCTCCAATTCAATGAATCAATTTTTAATTGCGCGTTTTTTCCAAGGTATGGGATTATGCTTTATTGGTGTAATCGGTTATGCGACGATTCAAGAAATCTTTGAAGAAATGGATGCGATTCGCTTAATTGCAATTATGGCGAATGTTGCAATTCTCGCCCCATTACTTGGCCCTCTTATTGGAGCGCTGGTAATCCATTACACTTCTTGGCGCTACATATTTGTGACCATTGCGCTAAGTGCTCTTGTCGTATTATGGGGATTATGGCGCTATATGCCTGAACCAATAGGTCAAATCAAGAGGAATGGTCAATTAATTCCAAAAACTAAATTCTCAGCAAACAAAGTGCTGCAGAACTATAAAGATTTGTTTACTAATAAAGCATTTTGTTTTGGTACTTTAGCGGCAGGTACAGTGGGTATTCACTGTATTGCTTGGATTGCGTTAGCACCCATTATTCTTATTGTTGAGGCAAAACTTACAGTAATTCAATATGGGCTTTGGCAACTTCCCGTATTTGGCGCTACCATTTTAGGCAATTGGTTTTTACATAAACTGACATATAAATACAGTATTAAACAAATAGTTTTTCTAGGTTGTATTATTCTGATTGTGGGAGCATTTTTAACTTCTTTGCTTCCTTTTTTGTTCGGGAATGCTTATTATTATTTGCTTCCTGGAACGATTATTTATTTTTTTTCACTGAGCATAATCAATGCGCCTTTAAACAGATACTGTCTCTTTGTAACCCCTGTAAGCAAGGGTACAGCTTCAGCTCTTGTTAGCCTGTGCGTTATGGTTGTAGGCGCGATAGGAACAGAAGGAGCTAACCTATTCTATAAGCATCATAATAATCTTCATTTTGGACTTTATTGTAATGCAATCGAGCTTATCTTCTTGATATTTATAGGATTAACTTTTCTACCTAAAAATCCGATTGCGGATGGGACTAAATAATCAGGCATAAGAAACCATGCTTTTAAATATTGATTTCGCAAGCTTGATTGGACTGACTTGAATTTTTATAAAATTCATATTAAATCTATTAAGTTATCCGATACACTATTGCCAACACCCATTCTTAAGGATAAGACATGCTAAAGACAATCCAGATATCCTCTTTATTAATTGCAACCGCATTGTTCTCTACTGTTTCGGCAGAAACATATAGAGTCCCCGCCACAAAAGATACCGTAACTCTTGGTCTTTTTTCACTTGATAAAAAACCTGCCGTTAAAGTTCACTCTGGGGATTCGGTGTCTTTAGAGACTTGGAACAGTTGCTTGCATGAAATGGTCTTTAATAAAACCACACCGGCTGAAATTGCAAAATTTTATACAAAATATGACATTCAAAAAAGACGGGGTATGCATAGCTTAACCGGCCCTGTTTATATTGAAGAAGCAGAGCCAGGAGATGTTCTCGAAATTCGAGTTTTAGATATCAAGTTAAATGATTTTGGATACAATTTTTTAAGTCCCACACAAGGTATTTTATCAGAATTTACGAAACCACGAATTATGTACTTCAAATATAATAAAGAGAGAAATACCACCGAATTCTCCAAAGGTATTTGCTTACGCCTAAAACCCTTTCCGGGAGTTATCGCGGTAGCCCCACCCAAGGATTGGCCTGATGGCTGGCCCGTGAATTTAGAAACGCATATGGGACAACCTGTTCCAGGACAATTCAACTCCGTCCCTCCAGGTCCTTTTGGAGGAAATCTCGATCAACCCAGTCTGCAAACAGGATCCATTCTTTACCTACCCGTTTTTCAAAAAGGTGCTTTAGTTTGGACCGGTGATTCCCATGCGATGCAAAGTAATGGAGAAATTGATGTCACAGCACTCGAGACTTCTTATGAAGGTATCACCCTGCAGTTTATTGTAAGAAAAGATTTAAAAGCCGAAGGAGTATTTGATAAAACCAAACGAAATGGTAGTAACTTATTCACCTGGCCTATTGTTGAAAACGCGGATGAATGGATAATAATGGGTTTACATGAAAATCTATTTGAAGCGATGCAGCTTGCCTCTAAGAATGCAATTGACTTTTTAGTGCGTACTCAAGGGTTCTCACCACAGGAAAGTTATCAGTTTTTAAGTATGGTGGGAGATTTCAAAATTCCTGAAGCAGTTAATGTTATTAAAAACGTAGCTGTTCATATTCCTAAAGAAGCTTTCATACAGAATGGAAAGATGAGCACGCTGAGCTCTGAAGGCAAGTTTCCTCTCTCAAGGCCTAAGAGCAATGAGAATACAACATGTGTGCCCCAAGAAGGCAAAATTGTTGAATAACCTTTAGGGAAAATAAATGAATAAAATTTTAGTTTATTTATGCTTGTACTTTATGGCTTCAACGGCCTTAGCTACTCAAATTGTGCTTGATAATAAAACAAATTACCCTACAAAAAACAATCAAGGTAAAATTGCAGTACAATGGAAAGCATCCGCTGAGGCCATTCAGGAGAGTAATAGAGCTATTATCAATGGTTTCAAATTAGACTTAAGTTCCTTAATTATTCTCTCGCAACAAGGTCAAATCCCGCTCGGTCTACCTAATCAAGCCCATTACTTCAGAGTGCTTGTCTGGTCAACTGATAAAAAAGAGCCTGATTTACTTACGAACTGGGTCGATATTGTCCCTAATAAAACTTATACCCTAAACCAAGACCAACTTGCAGCTGCAATACTGGTATCTGGAGCTGGCTGTTAGCAATATAATCTTTTTAAGCTTGTGGACCATTTAGACTGCAAGCTTAAAAATTTCTTTCAAAAGGAATATGTTCCTACTTTCAATCCGTCTAATTAAGAATTCGATAAATTTTTTGTAACCGTTACTGTCTTTAAATGATTAAAAACTGCTTCATCATTTATTAATAACTCATGTTACGCACGATCAAGTTTAAGCAGCCATTTTTTTAAGCTCCTGCCAGGCAATCTGGTTCGCTCTAACAATCAATTTGTATTTAATGGCAAAGTGATTTAAATGAGTTTTTATCTTCAACATTTCCAGCTTGCAATAGACAATTATAGAGGTGATTTTTTTTAATCACCTCATATCCTATAGGTACACTGAAATCATCATAGCGGATCATGCACGATAGGATATTGATCCCCTTGAGCACAGTCCCTTTGGCATGAGAATAATGCCAGCAATTCACTTCATTCTCATCGGTATAAGGTATCTCTTCTATGGAATCATCAACTATCAATACCCCTCCAACTCCTTCTTGCCTCCTAACTGGCTTTTTTACATAGTGCCACAGTGATTTCCAGCCAAAATCCTCAAAACGAAGAAATCGAGTTACTTTATCATGAGCAAATGCTCCATCAACCAAATCAGACAGACCTGCTGCTGTCGCATATTTGTTTTGGAAAATCAAATAATCACTATAAAGATCAAGCATATCCATTTAATTCCCTCCCTAAAATTAAGGACAGAATTCTAATGCTTTTTATTCAAACTACAAGTTCATGTGCGTAACATGAGCAATTAAGAGCAATTCATTGGGCTGATAAACCATTCCTTGCTCAAGTGACTCTCTAAGTCCAGCAAGTGCGTCTGTTTTTGCTCCATATAATTTTCAAGCATGCGTGGCCCATAGGCAACATAGGTAACACCAGCGACAGACCGTGGCGAAACGATGGCCGAGAAATAACTATAACAAGCAAACTCAAAACCAAGACCAGAATCAGGCATCAAAGGAAAAAACTCCCCGAAATTAGAAAACTTAAACGTCCTGTGAAATGAATTCTCTTTATCTAACACGCTTTTTATGCCCGAGCAATGAATTTGTGCGTCGTAAGCAGTCATCTGCCGTTGTACATAACCCATCACTTTTCGCCAAAATAAGTCACGGTTATCCCAATTATCCAAAGCATCAAAGTTTTCGATATAAGCTTGATGCGCTGCGATTAAGTGCTGCAGATTAAAATGCTTGCCTTGGGTAATTTCTTTTTGACGG
The DNA window shown above is from Legionella sp. PC997 and carries:
- a CDS encoding acetamidase/formamidase family protein, encoding MLKTIQISSLLIATALFSTVSAETYRVPATKDTVTLGLFSLDKKPAVKVHSGDSVSLETWNSCLHEMVFNKTTPAEIAKFYTKYDIQKRRGMHSLTGPVYIEEAEPGDVLEIRVLDIKLNDFGYNFLSPTQGILSEFTKPRIMYFKYNKERNTTEFSKGICLRLKPFPGVIAVAPPKDWPDGWPVNLETHMGQPVPGQFNSVPPGPFGGNLDQPSLQTGSILYLPVFQKGALVWTGDSHAMQSNGEIDVTALETSYEGITLQFIVRKDLKAEGVFDKTKRNGSNLFTWPIVENADEWIIMGLHENLFEAMQLASKNAIDFLVRTQGFSPQESYQFLSMVGDFKIPEAVNVIKNVAVHIPKEAFIQNGKMSTLSSEGKFPLSRPKSNENTTCVPQEGKIVE